A genome region from Nicotiana tabacum cultivar K326 chromosome 13, ASM71507v2, whole genome shotgun sequence includes the following:
- the LOC107770238 gene encoding GATA transcription factor 8, with translation MGSNFVDEIDCGSFFDQIDDLIEFPSENECGGLSSTDCKEFPSIWDQPLPDSDPLFSGSYNNSPSDLSAELSVPYEDIVQLEWLSTFVEDSFSGRGLTLGKENAPINKETSHSKFQSSSPVSVLESSSSSSSSSCSGGKTFPLSPCHRGPQRARSKRPRPPTFNPRPAIQLISPTLVFIENPRPFAAPVTSSQSENLAESPMKKIKFTIPLAPIETIHNSTAHAVRRCMHCEITKTPQWRAGPMGPKTLCNACGVRYKSGRLFPEYRPAASPTFVPSMHSNSHKKVLEMRTKDIPENNATASNNHPTGVQSE, from the exons ATGGGGTCAAATTTCGTGGATGAAATAGATTGCGGCAGCTTCTTTGACCAAATTGATGACTTGATTGAGTTTCCGTCAGAGAATGAGTGCGGTGGCCTTAGTTCAACGGATTGCAAGGAATTCCCAAGCATATGGGATCAGCCCTTACCGGATTCCGACCCTCTTTTCTCCGGCAGCTACAACAATTCACCTTCCGACCTGTCGGCCGAGCTCTCTGTTCCT TATGAGGATATTGTACAACTTGAATGGCTCTCAACATTTGTGGAGGATTCCTTCTCGGGCAGAGGCTTGACCCTTGGGAAAGAAAATGCTCCCATCAACAAGGAGACATCCCACAGCAAATTCCAGTCTTCGAGTCCTGTCTCTGTGCTCGAGAGCAGCAGCAGTAGCTCCTCCTCTTCCTGCTCAGGCGGGAAAACCTTTCCTCTCAGTCCATGTCACCGTGGTCCACAACGTGCTAGGAGCAAGCGTCCTCGCCCGCCAACTTTCAATCCTCGGCCAGCGATTCAACTTATCTCTCCGACATTAGTCTTCATTGAGAATCCCCGGCCATTTGCTGCTCCTGTAACTTCTTCACAATCCGAAAACTTGGCAGAGTCTCCAATGAAGAAAATCAAATTTACGATCCCTCTAGCTCCAATCGAGACAATTCACAACTCCACCGCACACGCAGTTAGAAGATGCATGCATTGCGAGATAACCAAGACACCTCAATGGAGAGCAGGTCCAATGGGACCGAAGACCCTCTGCAACGCTTGTGGCGTTCGCTACAAGTCAGGAAGGCTCTTCCCTGAGTACCGGCCTGCTGCAAGCCCTACATTCGTTCCATCCATGCATTCCAATTCTCACAAGAAGGTTCTTGAAATGAGAACCAAGGACATTCCCGAGAACAACGCCACTGCCAGCAACAACCATCCAACAGGAGTTCAATCCGAGTAG